GGTGGCGCTGGTCCCGGCGCCGGAGGCGGAGGCGTACGCGGTGAAGCCCTGGCCGGTCACGGTGGCGCCAAGGCTCGCGAATGCCCGGACCACGGCGGCGAGCCGGGCGATGGCGTTGGCCGTGCTGTCGGCGTCCTCGGCCCGCGCGAGGCGAAGCTGTGGCCGCCGGTGGCTGTGAGGAGGCGAAGGCGCGCTTGCTTCATCGCGGCGGTCAGCGGAGTGGCCCTGCACCCGCTGGTGGAGAGCCTCGACGACGACATCCTGCGGGCTGCCGATCGCGCAGCGCTTTCTCAAGGAGAACTGAGGAGGGCCGAGGAGGACCGAGGCCCCGTCAGCTCCCTGGTACGCGATCCAGGTCCATGTCGGTGGCGGTGAGCCAGTCGGGTTCGGCCACGAGCAGGCTCAGCTGCTGGTCCTGGAGATCGACGTCGACGGCGTACCGGAAGCCGACGGCCTCCGCGGCCTGGACGGACGTCCGGTCGCCCTCCGGCACGGCGTGGACCACACGGCGGCAGTCGGGGTCCGCCGCGCGGACAGCGTGCAGGAGGGACCGGAGAACCTCCGGCGTGCCGGAGTCGACGAGAAGTTCCACGTCGCGGGCACCGACCGGGTAGGCCTCACGGAGCCTGCCGACCGCGCAGCGTTCCAGGCCGACGACGGCCTCGGTGCCGTCCGATCCGCGCAGACGCAGACGGCCCGCGAAACGTGTCCACGACTCCACCGTGGTCCGCCAGGGGCCTGGGACATCGAGCGGGGGCAGGGCCGGCACCGTGAGCATCGTCAGTTCCCCTCGTCGGCCAGGCGTCGGATGCTGACCTTGTCCAGCTTTCCGGAGGCGTTCCTCGGGACGGTGGGCACGAGCTTCAGGCTCCGGGGCAGCTTGTAGCGGGCCAGCTTCCCCGCCGCGTACGCGTGTACGGCCTCCAGTGTGATCTCCGTCGTGCCGTCGAGGCTGATGACGGCCGCCACGGTCTCGCCCCACTGCTCGTCGGGCACACCGACGACCGCGACGTCGACCACACCGGGCATGGAGGCCAGCGCGCGCTCGACCTCCGCCGGATACACGTTCTCCCCGCCGCTGATGATCATGTCCTTGAGTCGGTCGACGATGTACAGGCAGCCGTCCTCGTCGAGGTAGCCGATGTCGCCCGAGTGGAACCAGCCCTCCTCGTCGAACGCGGCGCTGTTCGCCTCCGGGTTGTTCCAGTACCCGGCGGTGACGTTGGGGCCTCGGACGACGATCTCTCCCGGTTCACCGGGCTTCAGAGGGGCGTTGCTGGCCGCGTCGACAACCCGGACCTCGGTGAACGGCATGGGGATGCCTGCGGAGCCGATCTTGTCCAGGGTGCGCTCGACGGGCAGGTGCGTGGCAAACGGCGCCGTCTCGGTCAGGCCCCACGCCTGCTGGAGCAGTACGCCGTGCTCGGCGTAGAGCTCGATGAGCGAGGGCGGCACCGGTGCGCCGGCGACCACGATCGACCGCAGGTGGCTCAAGTCCTGTTCGAACAGGCCTGGTTGGCGTGCGAGGGCGGCGAACATCTGGGCCACGCCGAACATGGAGTTGACCTTGTGGGTGACCAGGTCGTCGAGACACGCCTTCGGGTCGAACCCACGTCTGATCACCACCGTGCCGCCGCGCACCAGTGTGCGGAGCACGAAGCTGTTCAGGGCGCCGATGTGGAAGAGGGGTGCGGCGGCATACGTGACGTCGCCGGGGCGGGTGTCGAGGCGGAGTTCGACGTTCACCGCGTTCCAGAAGACGTTGCCGTGGGTCAGGACGACGCCCTTGGGCGTGCCCGTGGTGCCGGAGGTGAACATCAGGATCGCCGGGTCGTCGGCGGACTTGGCGGCGATGGAGGACGAGGGGGCGGCGGCTGTGAGGAGGGCTGCCCAGGGTTCCCAGCCCGCGGTGCCCGTGTCGGCCGGCGCCTCGGGGTCGTCGTCCACCAGGAGGAAGCGGGCGAGCGCGGTCCTTGCGCGCACCTTGTCGACGGCTTCGCGGTGCCCTTCCTCGCAGACGAGAGCGGTGGCGCCGCTGCGGACGAGGACGGCCTCCAACTCGGCTTCGGCCAACCGGAAGTTGACCGGGACGAAGACGACTCCCAGCCGGTGGGCGGCCAGCAGCGTGACGAGGAAGGAGCTGCTGTTGAGGCCGAGGTAGGCGACTCGGTCGCCGTCACCGATGCCGCCGTCGGCCAGGACCGTGGCCAGACGGGCGGCCCTGTCGTCGAGTTCGGCGTAGGTGAGGTCTCCGCCCGGGTAGCTGATGACGACACTGTCGCCCTGGTAGCGGGCGTTGCGCGCGACGGCGGCGGCCAGGTTGAGGTCGACCCGCAGGCCTGAGTTGCGTGGGTGTGGGGTCGTGGCTCTGGCGGCGGAAGGCGGGGTCACGAGCGGCTCCTCGTTGAGCGTCGAATGGTGGGAGTCGGAAGGTGAAAGGGGCGTCAGAGGTGGTCGCCGCCGGCGGCAGTGGCGAACCCGCGTACGCCTATGCCTCCGTCGACATTGATCGCGTGTCCGGTGATCGGACCGCTCTGGGCACGGGAGGCGAGCAGCACGTAGGAGCCGGTGAAGTCGCGTGGATCCGTGCTGGAGTCGTGCAGCGGGATGGGGGGCGGCGGGGTGTCCGGACCCTTCTTCGCGAAGGACGCCGAGATCGACCGGTCGGCCAGGCCCAGTCCCTCGGGCCCGCGCAGGTCGGTGTTCATGCCGCCGCAGGCCACGCCGTTGACGCGGACCTTCGGGGCGAGTTCGTAGGCGAGTTCGCGCATCAGGCCCAGGCAGGCGTGTTTGCTCGCGGTGTAGAGGGGGCCGCCGCCGTTGACGTAGAAGGAGGCGTTGGAGAGCGTCATGACGATGCTTCCGCGCGTCTTGACCAGCTCGCGCCAGGCCGCCTCCGCCGCGAGGACGTAGCCCTTGACGTTGATCGAGAAGATCTCGTCGAAGGCCGTGCCCAGTTCCGCGCCGCTGAGCCGGGTGAGCTGGCGCTGGTAGTCCCACACGCCGGCGTTCGCGACGAGGGTGTCGAGCTTGCCGAAGCGGTCGACGGTCTCGGCGACGGCGGCGTGCAGGCTCTCGGAGTCGCGCACGTCCCCGGCGACGGTGTGGACGCGGGACGGGTGGGAGGCGACGGCCGCGACCTCGTCCAGCTGCTCCTTGCGGCGCCCCATGATGGTGACCGAGGCGCCCTCGGCGAGGAAGCGTTCGGCGACCGCCCGGCCGATGCCGGTACCGCCGCCGGTGATCAGGGCGGCGTTTCCGTCCAGCCAGCCGTCGCTCATGCCCGCTCCCCGAGGAAACCGGTGACCAGCGTGTCGAACTCCCGCTGGCGCTCCAGCTGGACCCAGTGGCCGCACTTGCCGAACACGTGCAGCTGCACGTCGCGGATCTGCTTGAGCATCAGCTGGGCGCCTTCGAGAGTGATCGTCCGGTCATCGCGGCCCCAGAGCAGCAGGGTCGGCGCCTTGATCTTGTGCAGGTCGCGCCAGAGGGGGTCCATGCCGCCGCGCTTGGCGAAGGCCGCGTTGTAGAGGTGGTAGAAGGCGATGTGGCTCTCGTCGAGGGAGGACTTGTAGCGTGCGCGGACGACGTCCTCGCCGAACTGCTTGTGGTCGTAGACCATGGTGCGGATGAAGGCGGCCATCTTCTTCTCGCTGGGTCCGCCGCCGTTGTAGTAGCGGAACATCTCCTTCTGGCCCTCGGTGGGCGTGGGGCCGAAGGGCAGCCAGCCGCCGCCGGGGGCCATCAGCACGAGCCGGGTGACGCGCTCCGGGCGCTGCTGGGCCATGGCGATGGCGGCGGCGCCGCCGAGGCTGTTGCCCAGCAGGTGGAAGGTGTCGATGCCGAGCGCGTCGAGGGCTTGGTAGAGGGCGTCCACGGTGATCTCGGTGATGGAGCGCTCGCCCAGATCCTCGGCCGTGGGTCGGTAACTACCCCCGAAACCCGGCTGGTCGGGCAGGATCACACGGAAGTGCTCGGCCAGCGCGGGGAGGTTCTGGCGGTAGTTGCTGACGCCGGAGGCGCCGGGGCCGCCGCCGTGCAGCATCACCAGCACGGGGCCTTCTCCGACCTCGGCCACGGCGATCTCGCCGAGTGACGTGTTCACTTGATGGTTTTTCAGGTCAACGGTCACAGCGCGTTCCCCTCAGAAAAAGGTCGAGATGTTCTTCGCCAGGAGGATGTTCTGGTCCAGGAGGATCGTCCGGCGGGCCACCCGAAGCTCGCCGTCCTCAAGGCGCCGCAGGACGTCCGTGCGGCCGCCGGCGAAGACGTTCTCCTCCCGCTCCAACCGGTTGCGGTAGACGAGAAACGCCGACCGCACCCACAGGTCGTCCGCGGTGAACCCCTCGTGCTCGGCGGGGTCGACGTGGCTGACCATCACGTTGCTGATCAGATGCCGGGTCCGCGAGGGCGGGTCCTCGGCCCAGGCCATCCCGGAGTCGAACCGGCGGATGCGCCAGGCCAGGCTCTCCTTGCTCTCGTCGTAGAAGGC
This genomic window from Streptomyces sp. DG2A-72 contains:
- the hcaB gene encoding 3-(cis-5,6-dihydroxycyclohexa-1,3-dien-1-yl)propanoate dehydrogenase, whose amino-acid sequence is MSDGWLDGNAALITGGGTGIGRAVAERFLAEGASVTIMGRRKEQLDEVAAVASHPSRVHTVAGDVRDSESLHAAVAETVDRFGKLDTLVANAGVWDYQRQLTRLSGAELGTAFDEIFSINVKGYVLAAEAAWRELVKTRGSIVMTLSNASFYVNGGGPLYTASKHACLGLMRELAYELAPKVRVNGVACGGMNTDLRGPEGLGLADRSISASFAKKGPDTPPPPIPLHDSSTDPRDFTGSYVLLASRAQSGPITGHAINVDGGIGVRGFATAAGGDHL
- a CDS encoding 3-phenylpropionate/cinnamic acid dioxygenase subunit beta, producing the protein MSTATEQIRSRAGVRADRDIHFEVEQFYYEEAALLDDGRYADWLDLLADDLDYWMPTRTNRLRRQQALSVAVRGEAAFYDESKESLAWRIRRFDSGMAWAEDPPSRTRHLISNVMVSHVDPAEHEGFTADDLWVRSAFLVYRNRLEREENVFAGGRTDVLRRLEDGELRVARRTILLDQNILLAKNISTFF
- a CDS encoding long-chain-fatty-acid--CoA ligase, which translates into the protein MTPPSAARATTPHPRNSGLRVDLNLAAAVARNARYQGDSVVISYPGGDLTYAELDDRAARLATVLADGGIGDGDRVAYLGLNSSSFLVTLLAAHRLGVVFVPVNFRLAEAELEAVLVRSGATALVCEEGHREAVDKVRARTALARFLLVDDDPEAPADTGTAGWEPWAALLTAAAPSSSIAAKSADDPAILMFTSGTTGTPKGVVLTHGNVFWNAVNVELRLDTRPGDVTYAAAPLFHIGALNSFVLRTLVRGGTVVIRRGFDPKACLDDLVTHKVNSMFGVAQMFAALARQPGLFEQDLSHLRSIVVAGAPVPPSLIELYAEHGVLLQQAWGLTETAPFATHLPVERTLDKIGSAGIPMPFTEVRVVDAASNAPLKPGEPGEIVVRGPNVTAGYWNNPEANSAAFDEEGWFHSGDIGYLDEDGCLYIVDRLKDMIISGGENVYPAEVERALASMPGVVDVAVVGVPDEQWGETVAAVISLDGTTEITLEAVHAYAAGKLARYKLPRSLKLVPTVPRNASGKLDKVSIRRLADEGN
- a CDS encoding alpha/beta fold hydrolase — translated: MNTSLGEIAVAEVGEGPVLVMLHGGGPGASGVSNYRQNLPALAEHFRVILPDQPGFGGSYRPTAEDLGERSITEITVDALYQALDALGIDTFHLLGNSLGGAAAIAMAQQRPERVTRLVLMAPGGGWLPFGPTPTEGQKEMFRYYNGGGPSEKKMAAFIRTMVYDHKQFGEDVVRARYKSSLDESHIAFYHLYNAAFAKRGGMDPLWRDLHKIKAPTLLLWGRDDRTITLEGAQLMLKQIRDVQLHVFGKCGHWVQLERQREFDTLVTGFLGERA